Within Burkholderia diffusa, the genomic segment CTGGTCGGTCGGCGCGTATTGCGCGGCAAACTGGGCCGACGTGAGGAACTGCTTGTAGTGCGGCGAGCCGGGGGTATGCAGGTCGTGCAGGTAATGGTCGAGTTGCGCTTCGTTGCGCAGGTTCAACCCGAGCACGATGTCGATGGATTCGCCGGGCGCCATCTCGGTGGCAGCCGCGGCAGCGGCGGCAGTGCTGGCTGCCGGCGCAACGGCGGTACCGCTGCTTTCACCCTGCTGGACGAGCGGAAGGAATCCCTTGGTGCGCGTTTCGGTCCAGCCGGCGGCCGGTGCGGCATGGACGGCCGTCATGCCGAACGAAGCGGCCGCTGCTGCGGCGAAGGCGAGCTTGACGATGCGGATGTGTTTTTGTTTCTTGTCTGCAACCTGATTCATTTTGAATTACCCCTCCGGTTGAACATCGAACTGCACGGACAACAACGGTCGACGGCGGTGCGGATCGTGCGCCGCCGATATCCGTCGCGCTCACGCGGATGGCGCGGACGCGACGGGGCCTTTCGCCCGACCGGGAAGGTGGTGATCCTCCGGGGGCGAAATGTTGGAATGCTCGGTAAAGGAGGCGCTGCGAATCGGCCGCGCCTGCAGGCCTGATGCAGGCGGGATGGCTAGAGCAACAGTTTCGGTGTCCTGCTCATCTGATTCGGTCCTCCGGCCTGCTGCCGGACGGCAGCTGCCCAATGAGTGCATCGGGATGTTGCATGCGCCAACGGGGGAAGCGACGGTCGGCGGCGAGAACTTCGGTATGGCAGAAACGAGATGCGTCGAGCAGGAACGATTGCGTGCGTTGCAATTCGTCGGATTGCTTGCATCGGACGGTATCAAGAACGAAAGTTCGGTGTCAAACTTTTTCTGATTATATGAAACAAAGTTAAATGCAATAAGATGAAATATTTTTGAAAAGTCAGAAGGTGTTTTGTAATAGTCAACCCGGAAACCGGGTGCAATCGCGGCTTCGTCCGCCGGATAATTCGCGATTCGATTCGTAATAAACGAACCATATTCGAGAAATCATTCGAATCTCCCGCCCCCGTCTTTCATCGTGGCGCGCCGGTTTCGACGCGCGCCAGACGCGTCGGCGAATCGACCTGATCCGATCGACGATGCGCGAAGCCGGACGGGCCGGCGAACGCGGCGAAGCGCGTTCAGCGCGCGAAGAAAACCGCCGTGCGTTGAGCGCGGCTGTCTGTTGTTCGATGGCGGGGCTCGGCGCGACGCGACGCGCGGTGGCCGGCCAGCGGCATCCGCACGATCAGTCGGGCTTGCGGTCCGGTGCAGCGGGTGGTGGCGGCTCGGCGGCCGGCGTGCCGACGGCATGGCCGTCGCTGTTCCCGGGCGCCACGGGTCGCGAACCATCGTCATACGCGACGAGGCTGCGCTGCGGATTCGCGATCCGGATTCCGCGCTCGCGGAACAGCACCGCGATACGCCGGTTGAATTCGCGCTGCACGCCCCAGCGTGCCGAGTCCTTGCACTGGATCTGTCCGGCCAGCGCGATCGTCGCGCCGTCGACCTGGTCGATGCCCCAGTAGCTGAAATCCGACAGGATGCCGTCCTTGTAATTCGGATCGTCGCGCAATGCGGCGCCGATCTCCTTCAGCGTCGCGATCGCGAGATCGATGTCCTGGCCGTATGCGATGCTGACCTTGACGGCGGCGTTGCCGAGCCCGCGATTCGTGTTGTTGACGGTCGTCACCGAGCTGAACGGGATCGTGTACAGCGACCCGTCGCCCGCGCGAAGCCGCACGGTGCGGATCGACAGGTATTCGACCGTGCCGGACACGCCGGCGAGCGTGACCCAGTCGCCCACCTGCATCGCATTCTCCATCAGCAGGAAGATCCCCGTGATGAAATCCTGCACGAGCTTCTGCGAGCCGAAGCCGAGCGCGACGCCGAAGATGCTGGCGCCGGCGAGCAGTGGACCGATGTTCACGCCGATTTCGCTGAGGCCCGTCAGTACGACGACGAGCGCGATCATGATGAACAGCAGCGAACGCAGCATCGGCAGCAGCGTGCGCAGCCGCGCCGCGCGCACGAGGTTGCCTTCGCGCGTCCACTGCTGCAGGCGGCGCTCGATCGCAATGTTCGCGGCTTCCCATACGATCAGCGCGACGACGGCCGCGATCGCGATCGTGATCAGCGCCGACGCGAGCCGATGGCCGATCGTACCGGTCTGAAACGCGTGGAAGATCGGCACGCCCCAGATCTGCAACAGCAGCACGACGGTCACGACGGCGATCGCCGCCGACACGATCTGGCGCACCAGCGGGTAGTAGCGGTACGCGTGCAGGTGGACCAGCGTGCGATCGTCGTCGCGGCGCTGGAACAGTCGCGCGAGCGCGCCGAACACCACGATCGACACGATGCGCATGCCGATCATCACGGCGATCGAGCGGCCGCCGAGCGTGATCAGCACGCGGTAGCCGTTATGGACGTCGAGCGCCCACACGAACCACAGCGCCATCACGACGAACACCGACACGGGCGCCCACGCGTCGGCGAGCGCGTTGCCGACCATCGCAAAGGCCGGCCGATCGTCGCCGGCCGCGCGGATGCGCGCGGCGACCGGCTGGCGGCACCGGAGAATCAACGCCGAGACCATCAAGTGGCCGACGAGCGCGACGGCCTTCAGCAACGCGACGTGACCGGCGTCGCTGAGGCCGAAGCTCGCGGCGATCTCGACCGCGGCCGTGCAGACGCCGACGACGATCACGATCCGGGCGATCGAGCGCTGCGCGATCGCGGCCCACGCATCGCTGACGTGCAGGAGCCGCAACTGCCGCGCATCGGGCTGGAAGAACAGCCGGCTGACGATCGTCACGAGGCGGCAGATCACGTAGATGTCGATCAGCGATTCGAGTGCGGATTCGGTCGGCGTGCCGGCGCCGTCGAGCACCGACATCGTCAGGCTCGCGACGCCGACGAACACCAGCAGCGGCACCACGCGCAGCGCGAGGCTGACCAGCGCGCGCGGCATCCGGCGCAGCAGCGTGGTGTGGCGCCGCGCATGGCCGCGGCCTTGCGCCGACGTATCGGGCGCGGCGGTGCTGGCGGTGCTGGCGTCGGCCGACGCCGATGCTGATGCCTCGGGGTCGTCCGGCCCGGCTGGCTCGGGCTCGGCCCGGCGCGACGATTCGGCACGACGCGTGCTCAGGGCGGCCAGCGCGCGTCGCAGCAGCCGCTTCGCGAACCATTCGATGATGAACGCGGGCGCGAGCACGGCGAGGATGACCAGGATCGCGCGCGTGAGATCCGCGCGTTCGTCTGCGCGTACCAGCCGCTCATGCCACCAGACGCCGACCGAGCCGACATCAAGCAGTGAGCGCAGCGATTCGTTCAGCGCGCCGCCGATTTCGCCGGCCCAGCGTGCTCCCTGCCGGACGAGCATCGACGCGAGCCCGTTCGTTGTGAGCGTGGCGGTGGCGGCCGACGCCGCGCTGGCCGGTGCCGCGGCGCTCGCTGGAAGCGTGGGCGTGCTGAGCACGCCGACGGCGGCGATCGCGCGCAACGTCGTTTCGACCTGTTCGCGCTCGCGCGGATTTTGCAGGACGGAAAGGGCCTGCTGCGCCTGTTGCGGCGTCAGTGCCGGCGCGGCGCCGGAGGCGGCCGATGCGGCAGCTGGTGCAGGGGCAGCCGCGTGGGCGATCGATACGACGGCGGCGAGCAGCCAGCCGAGCAGGAAGTGTCGCATGAGTAGGCATGCGGGCGCGCATCGAAATGTGGCCCGCCGGTCTGGACGATGGACGGAAGTTAACATGATCGCGAACGGACCCGAATAGTTCCGTGGACAAATATTCGAACCGGGCATGCTGGGCGGCGCGGCCTGTGTCGCGTGGCAGCGACGGCCAGACTAGGAACGAAACGTGCTAGCCGGCACACACGATTCGGTGTAAACGGCGATTGCGGCTACATGCGTAAAACTCTGGATTCCTGATGAATCAGCGCTGCTCGTCGTGAAAGACCGGCAGCACGTGCTCCGCGATTTCCTCGATGATCTCGCGCACGGGCCGGTCCGAGCCGGGATTCAGCGTGACGTGGTGCGTGCCGGCTGCGCGCATGGCCTGCAGGATGCCGACCAACGCGTTGCGTCCGGTCGCGTAGCCGAGCGGCAGCGCGCGGGCCGGCGCATCGCGATTCGCATCGAGATCGAGCCGCATCGACACGCCGAACGCGCGAAAGCACGGTTGTGCGAGCCGCTCGACGGCCGCGCGCCACATCGAATAACGCGCGCGCTGCGTGTCAGGATCGCGGTGGTACGTCATCCAGCCGATCGCGTTCCGTGCAATCCAGTCGACGCTCTGCCCGCCGGAGCCGACCGCGAGCATCGGCACCGCGGCATCGCTTCCCGGCAGCAGCGTGAAGTCCGGCGCGTCGGGCGGCGTTTCGTCGGGCAGCACACGGGACGGCACGCCGAGCGCGGCCGCGACGACATCCCAATGACGTCGATACCGGACGCGCCGCGTTTCCGCATCGACGCCGAACGCCGCATATTCGGGCGGCCGGTCGCCGGAACCGAGGCCGAGGATGAAGCGTCCGCCGGACAGCGTCGCGACCGACAGCGCGCCTTTCGCGATATGCAGCGGATGACGCAGCGGCAGCACGATCGCGCCGCTGGCGAGCGCGATACGGCGCGTGCGCGACGCGAGCGCACCGAGCAACACCCACGGATCGAGGTGTCCGACCGGGTCCGGATAGTCGGCACTGTTCAGCGGGACGTCGCGAATCCACAGTGCGCGAAAGCCGAGCGAATCTGCCAGCGCCGCGAGTTCGAGCTGCTCGTTGAAATCGGCGATGGTCCGGCCGCTGCGCAGCAGCGGCAGCGTCAGACCGATCGACAGCCGCTCGGCCGAGAAGACGCGTTGCGCGACGTCGGCGCGGCCGGAAGCGGGCAGGGGCATGTCCATTCCTTGAAGACGCGACGAAGCGGGCGCGCTTCGTGCGGTGTTTGCATGCTAACGCGTTTGCGCGACGCCTGCGACGCGCGGCGAGCGATACACGGCGGAATCGGCGCGGGCGCGGTTCCGGCATGCTTGGGATGGTCGAGCGCGACGGTTGCCGCGTCGATGCCGCCGAACGACGCGTGAAAGTGGTCGAAGCCGGTCGTCGGCCGCATTCGGATCACGCCGCCGGCAGCCAGGACGCGCTCATGTTCGACGTGCACGTTCGCTCACGCATGCGCGACCAGGGGCAGGGCGATTGCAAGCATATCGTCGTCGTCCTGCAGCTCCGAACGTCTCGCCGGCACACCCATTACATTCCTGCAACACTGGCGCCGCGCTTGTCCGCGCGAACGCGCTGGCCGTTTCCGATCGTTTCACTTTCGAAACGTTCACGCATTTCTGTCGCCGCCCGATCTGCATCAGGGTCACTTCACCGGCCGCGAGGCCTTGCGCCGCGAAGCATGGTGCGCTCCTTGCATATCTGTATGCGCCGTGAGCGCGATTGCCGGCGCAGTAGGGCCCGGCTGTCGCTTCAGTGGGTCGACGCCTAAAAGACGGGGACAAGAGAATGAGAACAGACCGAATCGCAACGTGTCGTGTTGCAAACATGAATCGCCGACCTGCCCGTGAATTCGCTTCGCCGTTGATTGCGGTGACATGAGCGTGCGGCTTTTCGTTTCATCCGAACAATTCGGGTTCGTTCCGAACGACGACGTGCAGGCGTGACGCACGAGGCCGACCGGTGCCAGTCGGCCGTCGGGGAACCGCCCGTGCACGCAGATGGGCAATCATGAGTTCCGGATCGTCATGCCGGCGCGCGAAACGCACGCGTGCCGCGCGCAACGCATGCGTGCGCATGCCGCACGCGGTGCCGCGCGGCGATCCGCCCAACATCAGGAAATAGAAGGTGTAGTCCAGGGGAAAGGTCCGCCGGCCGCGCCGCGGTGGATCCGACGACATTGTGCTGTCAGTTGATCCACTACCCCGATGGATCAATTGTTGAAGCGCCCATCGCCATGTGGTCGATGGGCGTCTTTTTTGTTGCACCGGTGTCGCACGGACCGCAGGCCCGATTGCGCGGCGTTCTGTATCATGTGCTGGCGCGCTGGCCGCGTGGCTTGCCATCGCGCCCGATCACGCGCCGCCAACATGAATGACATCGCCTTGCCCGACCCCTCGTCCGCCAGCATCGATCCGGCCGCGCTCGATGCGCTGCACGCGTTCGTCGAGCGCCATCCGCGGTTGCTCGTGCTGACCGGTGCGGGCATCAGCACGGATTCCGGCATTCCCGGCTATCGCGACCGCAATGGTCAATGGATGCGCTCACCGCCGATCCAGCTCCACGAATTCCTCGGCTCCGACACCGCGCGCCGCCGCTACTGGGAGCGCAGCATGATCGGCTGGCCCGTGGTGGGCCGTGCGCAGCCGAACCGCTCGCATGTCGCGCTCGCGCGGCTCGGCGGCACCGGCCGGATCGAGCGCCTCGTCACGCAGAACGTCGACGGGCTGCACCAGCGTGCCGGCAGCGGCGACGTGATCGAACTGCATGGCGGCATCAACGCCGTCACGTGCCTCGATTGCGGCGCGCATCATGCGCGCGCGACGATCCAGACCTTGCTCGAAACGAACAATCCCGAGCTGCACGGCGCGCAGGCGGAACCCGCCGCCGACGGCGACGCGCACCTCGAATGGGCCGCGCTCGACACGTTCCGCATTCCAGTCGGCCCGGCCTGCGGCGGGCTGCTGAAGCCGGCGGTGGTGTTCTTCGGCGAGAACGTGCCGCGCGAACGCGTCGCGCTGGCGTCGCAGGCGCTCGATGCGGCCGATGCGCTGCTCGTCGTCGGCTCGTCGCTGATGGTGTATTCCGGCTACCGGTTCTGCGTATGGGCCCAGGCGCGGAACAAACCCGTCGCCGCGCTGAACCTCGGCCATACGCGCGCCGATCCGATGTTGACGCTGAAGGTGGAGGCGCGTTGCGCACCCGCGCTCGATGCGCTGAATGCGCGGTTGGGCGTCGACGGCGGCGCGCCGGAGTGCGCATCGTGACCGGGCCGGCGTCCTCGCCCGATCCGTCCGCGCGATTGTCGGCGCCGGCGGCCGAGCGCAATCGCGGCCCGATCCTCGACGTGTTGCGTCGCGTGCTGCCCGCCACCGGCGACGTGCTCGAGATCGCGAGCGGCACCGGGCAGCATGCGGTCCATTTCGCGCAGGCGCTGCCGGCGCTGCGCTGGCAGCCGAGCGATCCCGACGCACACGCGCGCCGCTCGATCGCCGCGTGGGTCGCGCATGCCGGGCTCGCGAACCTGGCTGAGCCGCTGGCGTTCGACGTGCGCGACGCGTCGTGGCCGGCCGCGGCGTTCGACGCGATCGTCTGCATCAACATGATCCACATCTCGCCGTGGGCTTGCACCGACGCACTGTTCGCCGGCGCGTCGCGCGTGCTGCGTCCGGGCGGCGTGCTGTTCCTGTACGGCCCGTATCGCCGCGAAGGGCGGCATACGGCGCCGTCCAACGAAGCGTTCGACCGGCAGTTGCGCAGCCGCGACCCGTCGTGGGGCGTGCGCGATCTCGAGGCGGTCGTCGCGCTCGGCCTCGACCGCGGGCTCGACTGCGTCGAGGTCGTCGAGATGCCGGCGAACAACCTGAGCGTCGTGTTCAGGCGCGTGGCGCACGCGGAGCAATGATACGCAAGCGCGCATCGCAGCCGGGTTTCCACTATCCTTTCGCCTGTGCGCGCGGCCCGGTTCGGGTCGCGCCCCGTTTTTTCCGGAGAATTGACTAATGGG encodes:
- a CDS encoding mechanosensitive ion channel family protein, whose protein sequence is MRHFLLGWLLAAVVSIAHAAAPAPAAASAASGAAPALTPQQAQQALSVLQNPREREQVETTLRAIAAVGVLSTPTLPASAAAPASAASAATATLTTNGLASMLVRQGARWAGEIGGALNESLRSLLDVGSVGVWWHERLVRADERADLTRAILVILAVLAPAFIIEWFAKRLLRRALAALSTRRAESSRRAEPEPAGPDDPEASASASADASTASTAAPDTSAQGRGHARRHTTLLRRMPRALVSLALRVVPLLVFVGVASLTMSVLDGAGTPTESALESLIDIYVICRLVTIVSRLFFQPDARQLRLLHVSDAWAAIAQRSIARIVIVVGVCTAAVEIAASFGLSDAGHVALLKAVALVGHLMVSALILRCRQPVAARIRAAGDDRPAFAMVGNALADAWAPVSVFVVMALWFVWALDVHNGYRVLITLGGRSIAVMIGMRIVSIVVFGALARLFQRRDDDRTLVHLHAYRYYPLVRQIVSAAIAVVTVVLLLQIWGVPIFHAFQTGTIGHRLASALITIAIAAVVALIVWEAANIAIERRLQQWTREGNLVRAARLRTLLPMLRSLLFIMIALVVVLTGLSEIGVNIGPLLAGASIFGVALGFGSQKLVQDFITGIFLLMENAMQVGDWVTLAGVSGTVEYLSIRTVRLRAGDGSLYTIPFSSVTTVNNTNRGLGNAAVKVSIAYGQDIDLAIATLKEIGAALRDDPNYKDGILSDFSYWGIDQVDGATIALAGQIQCKDSARWGVQREFNRRIAVLFRERGIRIANPQRSLVAYDDGSRPVAPGNSDGHAVGTPAAEPPPPAAPDRKPD
- a CDS encoding NAD-dependent protein deacetylase — protein: MNDIALPDPSSASIDPAALDALHAFVERHPRLLVLTGAGISTDSGIPGYRDRNGQWMRSPPIQLHEFLGSDTARRRYWERSMIGWPVVGRAQPNRSHVALARLGGTGRIERLVTQNVDGLHQRAGSGDVIELHGGINAVTCLDCGAHHARATIQTLLETNNPELHGAQAEPAADGDAHLEWAALDTFRIPVGPACGGLLKPAVVFFGENVPRERVALASQALDAADALLVVGSSLMVYSGYRFCVWAQARNKPVAALNLGHTRADPMLTLKVEARCAPALDALNARLGVDGGAPECAS
- a CDS encoding DUF938 domain-containing protein, with translation MTGPASSPDPSARLSAPAAERNRGPILDVLRRVLPATGDVLEIASGTGQHAVHFAQALPALRWQPSDPDAHARRSIAAWVAHAGLANLAEPLAFDVRDASWPAAAFDAIVCINMIHISPWACTDALFAGASRVLRPGGVLFLYGPYRREGRHTAPSNEAFDRQLRSRDPSWGVRDLEAVVALGLDRGLDCVEVVEMPANNLSVVFRRVAHAEQ
- a CDS encoding LLM class oxidoreductase, which produces MPLPASGRADVAQRVFSAERLSIGLTLPLLRSGRTIADFNEQLELAALADSLGFRALWIRDVPLNSADYPDPVGHLDPWVLLGALASRTRRIALASGAIVLPLRHPLHIAKGALSVATLSGGRFILGLGSGDRPPEYAAFGVDAETRRVRYRRHWDVVAAALGVPSRVLPDETPPDAPDFTLLPGSDAAVPMLAVGSGGQSVDWIARNAIGWMTYHRDPDTQRARYSMWRAAVERLAQPCFRAFGVSMRLDLDANRDAPARALPLGYATGRNALVGILQAMRAAGTHHVTLNPGSDRPVREIIEEIAEHVLPVFHDEQR